TTTCGACAGTCTTTGAAAAGTATCCAACCAATATTTTTGACGTGGAGTATTTAAAAAAAGCAAAAGAAAACGAATACTTATTTATCGTCGCTAAAGATAAAGGGAAAATTGTCGGTGCCGCTTCTGCAATGGACACCGGCTATCATAGTGCAGAAATTACTGACTGCGCTGTAAATCCTCATTATCGAGGAAAACATATTTTACATATTATTGTCCAAGCGTTGGAAAAAGAACTTCCTAAGAAAGGGATCCATCATGTTTTTTCGATTACAAGGGCAAAGTCAGTCGGCATGAACATGACAGTAAAGCGACTTGGATACAAATACGAAGGAACACTAACGAACAATTGCATTATTTCAACTGGCTTTGAAGACATGAACGTCTGGACGAAAAAACTATAAGAGGCACTTTGAGAATAAGAACTAACGGATTACGTTTAGAGGTACAGGCAAGCATTCACAAGAAAAACACATGCGATTCCGCAAAAGGAGTCACATGTGTTTTTTTGATTACTCGTCGCAACTCTTAGTTTTATCAATGGAGTTATGCTTGTGGCAACTAAGGCTTTCGCCATTAGGACTAGGCGTGCAGGTTAATGGAATAAGAGTGCACCTACGAGCAGGATAACTTAGTAATCTCTGTTTAACGTTTTTAGGAAAGAATAGGAATAATTATGTACTTAGGACCAATAATAAGATTCAGAATATAAGTCTTATAGGAGGGTTTTATGGGGATTACGATTTTTTTCTTCGCTTCTTGGCTAGTCTGTGTGGCTTTTGCTGTTATGCCAAAAAAACTTTCGCTTGTAGAAAATACATTTGTTTACTTAATCATATTAATCGTAAGTATTAATTTTTCATGGATAATTATTGAAGAATTTAAATTCATAACGCTTACGGAAGATGGTCTTGATTATACTGCGCATATTCTCAACCGCAGTGTAATACTTCCCATGTTAATAATCATGCAGTTGAATTTAATTCAAAAAAGCAATAGTGTTGCTAAGTCGGTTGTCATCGTCATTTCTACTGTGGCAATCATGTTGGGGCTAAGTTTTCTTTCTACACAACTCAATATAACAACACATGAAAAATGGAACTTTGGGTACGAAGTTATATACTTTTTAACACTTCACCTCATTGGATATTATGTACTCAAAGCGTTTAGGAAAATAGCCTATAGTGAGGTGAAGAACACATGATGTTATATGAGAATTTCGATAAAAATGAGATATATATCTTATCAATGTTAATTATTGCATACGGAGCCTTTTTTCTTTTTCCTAAAAAACTACCTCGTGATGTTACATCTATGTTTTTAGTGTGGGGATTTGCCTATTCAACTTTCTTTGACTTCACGATTGGTGGAGGTTTACTTAATTTCTATAAAGTAAATGATTCAAACAAGTACGAGTTATTTGACCTTTTAACTTATTTTTTATTTGCTACGTTCAGTTATTTTTTTATTTATTTTTATGAAAGACTGAACATCGATAAAAAGAAATTTTTATTTTATGTACTAGGATGGACGATCATTGGACTAGTCATGGAGAGGATATCAATATGGATGGATGTAATCACTTATCAAAATGGTTATAATCAGTATTACTCTGTGATTGTTTTCCTAGTGGTTCAAACAGTTACAGGCCTTTACTATGAATTAATAAAGAAGAGACAACATAATTATTGACCACTTGATCTTGATTGTTATCGAACTAACTGGAAGCGTATGCAACCGAGCTTAGGTTTTCATAAAACGGGTGGGATTCCCGTCCGAAAATGAAATTTATTTTTCTTGCACATTTATTAGATGAGGAATCACTAGTTCATGTCATTATGAGTTGGAATATGATCGAATTTGAGGAGCTTGGATATCCAAGCTCCTTTGAGTTCGTAAAAGTATTGTGAATTCCTTGCGAATTGTACTACGAATTAACTTAAGTTTTTTGTGATTTACTCTTTTGCAACTCATAAAAGGAGAAAGTCGCAAGTAAAAAGAGAAACTCGCAAGTAAGCGAGTAAAATGCGCAAGTAAGTAGGGAAAGACAGTAGCGAAGAAATTAAAAAATTGATGAACAACTCGTAAAACTCGTGAATAATTCAAAAAAATGATGAACAACCCGAGTGAATCGGAATCCACACGTTACAATTTTAAAATTGACTGATCATCACCAAAATGTAAAATGGGAGGTAGATTGCGACTAGAGGTGTTTTGATGATGACAATACGAATTAAAGAAATAGGTAAAGAAAAAGCATGGCAAGTACGTCATATTGTTATGTGGCCAGATAGAGATATAGACTATATTAAGCTAAAAGAGGACGACAAAGGGAGTCATTTCGGACTTTACAAAAATGAGACGCTCATATCCGTCATCTCACTATTTATTCATAACAATGAAGCACAGTTTCGTAAATTTGCAACGCTACAGCACGAACAGGGAAAAGGATATGGGAGTATGTTGTTGGACTACGTTATAAGAGAAGCATATAAACAAGGTGTGAAGAAAATTTGGTGTAATGCTCGAGAGGAAAAAGCTGCATTCTATCATAAATTTGGTTTAGAAGTAACGAACGATAAATTTGAAAGGGGAGGTAAATCGTACGTTATTATGGAGAGAATCCTATAAAGGTGTAAATTCAGAAAAAAGAAAACATTCTTAGCAAATTAAATGCAAATTGTTGCCATTCGTGTTTATAATGAAAGTTAAGAATATATATGTTATGAAAAAATGGGGGAGGGCTGTTAAATGAACAAAACGATTAGAGTACTACATAGTGAAGACTTTCCTTATGTCGATGCCATGGATACAGGGATAGAAGATGATTACGTAAAGCGAATATTTGACAGGTTGACAACGGGGAATCACCGATTGTTCGGTGTCTTTATGGACGATCAACTAGCGTGTATGGCAGGTTACACGATTTTTGCCAATCGTTATGCAATGTTAGGTAGAATTAGAAGTGACATCAATTTTAGAGGAAAGGATCTTGCCACAGAACTTTCTGCATATATAATGAAGGAAGCGTTCAAGCTTAGCAACATTCAATGGGTTGGTGCAAATACGCAAAAACATAATAAACCAGCACGTCGTGTCCTTGAAAAATTAGATTTAACGAACTATGTGCAACTACATGGGGCGATAACGAGTGATGTGTCTCAATTTGAAACTGGAACGGAGCCTTGGAGAGAAGTACAATCAATAGAAGAGAAAAAGTCTTGGGCCGAAGAAGCTTTTATTAAACGCTCGAGAATTTTTCCTTATGAATGTTATTATCCATTCCCAGCTTCTGAAGCGTTATTTAACGAAGAAAATTTAGAGAAATGGTCGTTCTTTGAAAACAAAGAACAAACGAGAGTGCTCATTACAAAGTACGACCAAAAGAAGCATCATTATTTACACACAGTTTATCCGTGGGATGATTTCTTATCTCAAAGCGGATTGTGGGAAACAGTTACAAATGAATATCGTAAACTAGTAGAAAAAACGGATGAAGAGACGTATATATGGAAGGATTTTACGAAGGAAGAAGCACAATTGCTACCTGAGGACCATCCATTTGAACTCCCTTCACCATGGTTTTTATACGGAATAAATAAGGAAACTTATAATAAAAGAAGCCAGAAGATAGAAGAAACTCAAAGATAGTAAAAATGCTGACTCATGATTAATGAGTCAGCATTCTTTTCGTCTAAAACTTGAAGTAGTTTTTCTTTAACAGTGTTGGTTGCTCCATTAGTTCTTTGTAAGAAAAGGTTTTTCCTAATTTTTTCGTTTCGATAAGCATAAACTGATCTTCAATTTCATCGATCAATGATTCTTCAATATAAACCATATTACAATCATCACATTTCACTGAAGGAACCTCAGTTATTTCTACCGCTCTCGTGCCATCAGGTAGCTCCCAATACGCAGATTCTAAGGAGTGAATGGCTGTATCAGATTCACACCACTTACATTTCATTGGTGCATTCCTCCTTTTTAAAATTATGCTTGCTCTTTTTCATCTCCGTCTTTCGCCGAATATTGCTCCATTTCTTTTTTCCACTTACGTTCTTTCATTTTATCTCGTTTTCCACGTTGGTCCTTTAGCGATTGGTGTGATTCATCGGTCTCATATGTTTTTCTTCGATCAATTCGGTTTAACCCTTCAGGGACAAGGTTTGGTTTATCATCATTCATTAACGCAGCGACACCTGCACGTTTTTCTTCTTTTTTCTCATAATAATTATAGAAGTAATCTTCAGCGGTTCCTGGTGTGTACTCTTTTGGCTCAGGATAAGATGTTATAACCCCTTCAAAGTTTCGTAAAATCACTTTGTCGTGACTTTGTGAGATCAAATAATTTGGCTGTAACGTGATTTTTCCGCCGCCACCAGGTGCATCAACAACAAAGGCTGGCACAGCGTAACCGGACGTATGACCACGTAATCCTTCGATAATTTCTAGGCCTTTTGATACTGGTGTTCTAAAGTGACCGATTCCTTCTGATAGGTCACACTGGTAAATGTAATAAGGGCGAACTCTTATTTTTACAAGGTCGTGCATGAGTTTTTTCATAATTTCTACGCTATCATTGATCCCTGCTAAAATAACGGCCTGGTTTCCTAAAGGAACACCTGCGTCAGCAAGCATTTCACACGCTTTTTTCGATTCTTCTGTTATTTCAAGAGATGTATTGAAGTGAGTATTTAACCATACCGGATGGTATTTCTTTAAAATGTTACACAAGTTTTCTGTAATTCGTTGTGGGAAAACGA
The Bacillus shivajii DNA segment above includes these coding regions:
- the ablB gene encoding putative beta-lysine N-acetyltransferase, with protein sequence MNIQHWDMDSKNDRVVAYLPQLSEKEIEKIDATIRERNPGKFIVYTTVGQINKLNHHGFELEAEMSGFFSGQKALIFTKYLKEDRKISSTAKENRDVLSIVNRDEGLKSTPPSFEVSVVTDNELPELAKLFSTVFEKYPTNIFDVEYLKKAKENEYLFIVAKDKGKIVGAASAMDTGYHSAEITDCAVNPHYRGKHILHIIVQALEKELPKKGIHHVFSITRAKSVGMNMTVKRLGYKYEGTLTNNCIISTGFEDMNVWTKKL
- a CDS encoding GNAT family N-acetyltransferase, which encodes MRIKEIGKEKAWQVRHIVMWPDRDIDYIKLKEDDKGSHFGLYKNETLISVISLFIHNNEAQFRKFATLQHEQGKGYGSMLLDYVIREAYKQGVKKIWCNAREEKAAFYHKFGLEVTNDKFERGGKSYVIMERIL
- a CDS encoding GNAT family N-acetyltransferase, which codes for MNKTIRVLHSEDFPYVDAMDTGIEDDYVKRIFDRLTTGNHRLFGVFMDDQLACMAGYTIFANRYAMLGRIRSDINFRGKDLATELSAYIMKEAFKLSNIQWVGANTQKHNKPARRVLEKLDLTNYVQLHGAITSDVSQFETGTEPWREVQSIEEKKSWAEEAFIKRSRIFPYECYYPFPASEALFNEENLEKWSFFENKEQTRVLITKYDQKKHHYLHTVYPWDDFLSQSGLWETVTNEYRKLVEKTDEETYIWKDFTKEEAQLLPEDHPFELPSPWFLYGINKETYNKRSQKIEETQR
- a CDS encoding YokU family protein — protein: MKCKWCESDTAIHSLESAYWELPDGTRAVEITEVPSVKCDDCNMVYIEESLIDEIEDQFMLIETKKLGKTFSYKELMEQPTLLKKNYFKF
- the kamA gene encoding lysine 2,3-aminomutase yields the protein MKMDLYKPERHWKEFELWKDVTDEQWNDWIWQLTNTIRTLDDLKKIVNLTPEEEEGVKISTKTIPLNITPYYASLMNPDDPRCPIRMQSVPVSQEIQKTKYDLEDPLAEDEDSPVPGLTHRYPDRVLFLVTNQCSMYCRYCTRRRFSGQIGMGVPKKQLDGAIQYIAEHPEIRDVLISGGDGLLINDQILEYVLKNLRAIDHVEIIRIGTRAPVVFPQRITENLCNILKKYHPVWLNTHFNTSLEITEESKKACEMLADAGVPLGNQAVILAGINDSVEIMKKLMHDLVKIRVRPYYIYQCDLSEGIGHFRTPVSKGLEIIEGLRGHTSGYAVPAFVVDAPGGGGKITLQPNYLISQSHDKVILRNFEGVITSYPEPKEYTPGTAEDYFYNYYEKKEEKRAGVAALMNDDKPNLVPEGLNRIDRRKTYETDESHQSLKDQRGKRDKMKERKWKKEMEQYSAKDGDEKEQA